The following proteins are encoded in a genomic region of Ictalurus furcatus strain D&B chromosome 6, Billie_1.0, whole genome shotgun sequence:
- the nup35 gene encoding nucleoporin NUP35 isoform X2: protein MDIQAMEPMSLGSPSSPKPVGGAQFLPGFLMGDLPAPATPQPRPLTLSMGGAETRALPFTGVSGGSPPQPVVPTPKDKSGAPPVRSIYDDLSSPVVGFSPLTSRKQAFSVMHTPLSGVAGTPGSGSVFSPASLGQVKSTLSPAQVDPFFTQGDALSSEDQLDETWITVFGFPPVSASYILLQFAQYGNILKHVMSNSGNWMHIQYQSKLQARKALSKDGKIFGEAIMIGVKPCIDKSVMECSDRSSAAVFTPPVKNSNSVASISTPRSSMRPLSTPLAHSNADYQVVSDKGTPRKDDSFVSKAMEYMFGW from the exons ATGGACATTCAAG CTATGGAGCCGATGTCTCTGGGTTCTCCTTCGTCCCCAAAGCCTGTGGGTGGAGCTCAGTTCCTCCCCGGATTCCTGATGGGTGACCTGCCTGCTCCTGCTACACCACAGCCCAGACCCCTAACCCTGAGTATGGGTGGAGCCGAGACCAGAGCCCTGCCTTTCACAG GTGTATCAGGTGGTTCTCCTCCTCAGCCGGTGGTTCCTACTCCTAAAGATAAAAGCGGTGCTCCACCTGTGAGGAGTATCTATGACGACCTGTCCAGTCCTGTGGTGGGGTTCTCCCCGCTCACATCACGCAAACAG gcgTTCTCCGTGATGCACACTCCTCTGTCCGGTGTGGCTGGAACTCCAGGATCCG gCAGTGTGTTCAGCCCCGCCTCTTTAGGGCAGGTGAAGAGCACCCTGTCACCTGCACAGGTAGACCCATTCTTCACCCAGGGAGATGCCCTGTCCTCTGAGGACCAACTCGATGAAACCTGGATCACTGTCTTCGG gtttccccCAGTCTCCGCCTCCTACATCCTGCTGCAGTTCGCTCAGTATGGGAACATCCTCAAACATGTG atgTCTAACTCAGGAAACTGGATGCACATTCAATATCAGTCCAAACTGCAGGCCAGGAAAGCGCTTAGTAAAGATGGCAAGATATTCGGAGAAGCCATCATGATTGGAGTCAAGCCTTGCATCGATAAG agtgtgatggAGTGCTCAGACAGGAGCAGTGCTGCAGTGTTCACTCCTCCGGTGAAGAACAGTAACAGTGTGGCCTCCATCTCCACACCACGATCATCCATGAGACCCCTCAGCACACCACTCGCACACAGCAACGCCGACTATCAG gtggtgtCTGACAAAGGGACCCCGCGGAAAGATGACAGCTTTGTGTCCAAAGCCATGGAGTACATGTTCGGTtggtga
- the nup35 gene encoding nucleoporin NUP35 isoform X1, translating to MDIQAMEPMSLGSPSSPKPVGGAQFLPGFLMGDLPAPATPQPRPLTLSMGGAETRALPFTGVSGGSPPQPVVPTPKDKSGAPPVRSIYDDLSSPVVGFSPLTSRKQAFSVMHTPLSGVAGTPGSVGSVFSPASLGQVKSTLSPAQVDPFFTQGDALSSEDQLDETWITVFGFPPVSASYILLQFAQYGNILKHVMSNSGNWMHIQYQSKLQARKALSKDGKIFGEAIMIGVKPCIDKSVMECSDRSSAAVFTPPVKNSNSVASISTPRSSMRPLSTPLAHSNADYQVVSDKGTPRKDDSFVSKAMEYMFGW from the exons ATGGACATTCAAG CTATGGAGCCGATGTCTCTGGGTTCTCCTTCGTCCCCAAAGCCTGTGGGTGGAGCTCAGTTCCTCCCCGGATTCCTGATGGGTGACCTGCCTGCTCCTGCTACACCACAGCCCAGACCCCTAACCCTGAGTATGGGTGGAGCCGAGACCAGAGCCCTGCCTTTCACAG GTGTATCAGGTGGTTCTCCTCCTCAGCCGGTGGTTCCTACTCCTAAAGATAAAAGCGGTGCTCCACCTGTGAGGAGTATCTATGACGACCTGTCCAGTCCTGTGGTGGGGTTCTCCCCGCTCACATCACGCAAACAG gcgTTCTCCGTGATGCACACTCCTCTGTCCGGTGTGGCTGGAACTCCAGGATCCG taggCAGTGTGTTCAGCCCCGCCTCTTTAGGGCAGGTGAAGAGCACCCTGTCACCTGCACAGGTAGACCCATTCTTCACCCAGGGAGATGCCCTGTCCTCTGAGGACCAACTCGATGAAACCTGGATCACTGTCTTCGG gtttccccCAGTCTCCGCCTCCTACATCCTGCTGCAGTTCGCTCAGTATGGGAACATCCTCAAACATGTG atgTCTAACTCAGGAAACTGGATGCACATTCAATATCAGTCCAAACTGCAGGCCAGGAAAGCGCTTAGTAAAGATGGCAAGATATTCGGAGAAGCCATCATGATTGGAGTCAAGCCTTGCATCGATAAG agtgtgatggAGTGCTCAGACAGGAGCAGTGCTGCAGTGTTCACTCCTCCGGTGAAGAACAGTAACAGTGTGGCCTCCATCTCCACACCACGATCATCCATGAGACCCCTCAGCACACCACTCGCACACAGCAACGCCGACTATCAG gtggtgtCTGACAAAGGGACCCCGCGGAAAGATGACAGCTTTGTGTCCAAAGCCATGGAGTACATGTTCGGTtggtga